One genomic segment of Candidatus Berkiella aquae includes these proteins:
- a CDS encoding efflux RND transporter permease subunit encodes MQITDIFIKRPVLATVVSLMILVLGLRSIGSLPIRQFPFTENAVITVTTVYTGADPALVAGFISTPLETSIAQAEGIDYLTSTSTLGVSTIQANLKLNYDPSKAMTDINTKVNAVINQLPQEAQQPTITVAVGQTIDDMYIGFYSDVLPANKITDYLIRVVQPKLQTLDGVQLAELLGQRQFALRAWLDPIKMSALGVTAADVALTLSRNDFISAAGRTDGQMVTVNLIAETGLHSVDEFKNLVIKAQNGAIVRLQDVANVTLGAQNYDSSVSFDGKEAVYIGIKVAPAANLLDVTTRVREAFPNIQAQFPEGLKGNIVYDSSKFVNSSINEVIHSLAEAIIIVTVVIFLFLGSLRSVLIPVIAIPLSLIGTFFMMLALGFSINLLTLLALVLAIGLVVDDAIIVVENVQRHIEEGKSKLAAAIQGARELANPVIAISVVLIAVYVPIGFMGGLTGALFTEFAFTLAGSVGISAIVALTLSPMMCSKFLKLPDKNHGDFTHFIDKQFEKLQKRYENLLHGSLNYLPVVVVFAVVILSSNYFLFITAKSELAPQEDQGILISMLTAAPNANIDQTKLFSRLVYEDFAKYPETDHIFQLDGVNGLNSSIAGMVLKPWDERKRTADQLQHLVQTELSTIAGLRCAVFQPAPLPGSSGMPVEFVIGTTEDYSLLNEVKEMVMDKALKSGMFAYLDPDLKIDKAQTTIELNRDKAAELGLTMQDIGNVLASSLSENYINFFSLSGRSYQVIPQMKRVDRLNEAQLLDYYITASNGASVPLSTIANIKTTVVPESINHFQQINSTTISGVPMPGVTVGDALAMLERIAKEVLPSGYNVDYAGQSRQYKQESSALIVTFFFALIIIFLTLAALFESFRDPLIVLVSVPMSICGAMIFISLGVGGASLNIYTEVGLVTLIGLISKHGILIVQFANDLQMEGKKMREAIELAAAIRLRPILMTTAAMVLGVIPLIIATGAGAVSRFSIGLVIATGISIGTLFTLFVVPAMYLLIAEDLSDKAAELAAEGVATP; translated from the coding sequence ATGCAAATAACGGACATATTTATCAAACGACCTGTGCTAGCAACGGTTGTGAGTTTGATGATTTTGGTTTTGGGCTTACGTTCAATAGGATCATTGCCGATTCGGCAATTTCCCTTTACCGAAAATGCGGTTATTACGGTAACCACCGTTTATACCGGTGCTGATCCGGCGTTAGTGGCGGGGTTTATTTCAACGCCATTAGAGACCTCAATTGCGCAAGCAGAGGGTATCGATTATTTAACCTCCACCAGTACACTTGGGGTTAGTACCATCCAAGCGAACCTGAAATTAAATTACGATCCTAGCAAAGCAATGACGGATATTAATACCAAAGTTAATGCGGTGATTAACCAGCTACCGCAAGAGGCTCAGCAACCGACCATTACCGTTGCGGTGGGTCAAACCATTGATGATATGTATATCGGTTTTTATAGTGATGTTTTACCCGCGAATAAAATAACCGATTATCTCATTCGGGTCGTACAACCAAAATTACAAACCTTAGATGGTGTGCAATTAGCTGAACTTTTAGGACAGCGACAATTTGCATTACGTGCTTGGTTAGATCCCATTAAAATGTCAGCATTGGGGGTTACGGCTGCTGATGTTGCTTTAACGCTCTCGAGAAATGACTTTATCTCTGCAGCAGGGCGCACCGATGGTCAAATGGTGACGGTTAACCTGATTGCTGAAACCGGATTACATTCCGTTGATGAGTTTAAAAATCTAGTCATTAAGGCACAAAATGGCGCCATTGTGCGACTGCAAGACGTTGCCAATGTGACTTTAGGTGCGCAAAATTATGATTCATCGGTTAGTTTTGATGGTAAAGAAGCGGTTTATATCGGTATTAAAGTCGCGCCTGCCGCTAACTTATTAGATGTGACAACGCGGGTAAGAGAAGCCTTTCCTAATATTCAAGCACAATTTCCGGAAGGCTTAAAAGGTAATATTGTTTATGATTCTTCTAAATTTGTGAATAGCTCTATTAATGAAGTGATTCATTCCTTAGCGGAAGCCATTATCATTGTAACGGTCGTTATCTTCTTGTTCTTAGGTTCTTTGCGTTCAGTGCTTATTCCGGTGATAGCGATCCCTTTATCGCTGATTGGTACTTTCTTTATGATGTTAGCATTGGGCTTTTCTATTAACTTGCTAACCCTGCTTGCTTTGGTATTGGCAATTGGCTTGGTAGTCGATGATGCCATTATTGTTGTTGAGAATGTGCAACGGCATATCGAAGAAGGAAAATCTAAACTTGCTGCAGCGATACAGGGAGCTAGAGAACTTGCTAATCCCGTAATAGCGATATCGGTTGTGTTGATTGCTGTTTATGTTCCCATTGGCTTTATGGGAGGATTAACTGGCGCATTATTTACCGAGTTTGCGTTCACGTTAGCAGGATCGGTAGGTATCTCTGCGATTGTGGCGCTCACACTCTCACCCATGATGTGCTCAAAATTTTTAAAATTGCCTGATAAAAATCATGGGGATTTTACGCATTTTATTGATAAGCAATTCGAAAAGCTACAAAAGCGCTATGAAAATCTACTACATGGTAGTTTAAATTATTTACCGGTGGTGGTAGTCTTTGCCGTTGTTATTTTATCAAGTAATTATTTTTTATTTATTACGGCAAAAAGTGAATTAGCACCGCAAGAAGATCAAGGCATTCTGATCTCGATGTTAACAGCAGCTCCTAATGCGAATATTGACCAAACTAAGCTATTTTCTCGTTTGGTTTATGAAGATTTTGCCAAATATCCTGAAACGGATCATATATTCCAACTTGATGGGGTCAATGGTTTAAATTCAAGTATTGCCGGGATGGTATTAAAACCCTGGGATGAACGAAAAAGAACGGCTGATCAATTACAACATTTAGTACAAACCGAATTATCAACCATTGCAGGATTACGCTGTGCGGTATTTCAACCTGCGCCATTGCCTGGCAGCAGTGGTATGCCGGTAGAATTCGTGATTGGGACAACAGAAGATTACAGCTTGTTAAATGAAGTGAAAGAAATGGTGATGGATAAGGCGCTTAAAAGCGGGATGTTTGCCTATCTTGATCCCGATCTGAAAATTGACAAAGCGCAAACCACCATTGAATTAAATCGAGATAAAGCTGCTGAACTAGGTTTAACCATGCAGGATATTGGTAATGTATTAGCCAGTAGTTTAAGTGAAAACTATATCAACTTTTTTAGTCTTTCCGGTCGCTCATATCAAGTGATCCCACAAATGAAGCGCGTTGATAGACTAAATGAAGCACAATTGCTTGATTATTATATCACGGCATCCAATGGTGCTTCTGTGCCACTTTCAACCATTGCCAATATTAAAACCACAGTCGTTCCGGAATCTATTAATCACTTTCAGCAAATTAACTCAACAACCATTTCTGGGGTGCCGATGCCGGGTGTTACGGTGGGTGATGCCTTAGCGATGTTGGAGCGTATTGCAAAAGAAGTTTTACCCAGTGGTTATAATGTGGATTATGCAGGACAATCAAGACAATATAAACAAGAAAGTAGTGCATTAATTGTTACCTTCTTTTTTGCTTTGATTATTATTTTCTTAACACTCGCTGCCTTATTTGAAAGTTTTCGCGATCCACTTATTGTTTTAGTCAGTGTTCCCATGTCAATTTGTGGCGCAATGATCTTTATTAGTTTAGGTGTGGGAGGAGCAAGTCTTAATATTTATACTGAAGTAGGGCTTGTTACCTTGATTGGACTTATCAGTAAACATGGCATTTTAATTGTTCAATTTGCGAATGACTTGCAAATGGAAGGCAAAAAAATGCGTGAAGCCATTGAGTTGGCTGCTGCAATTCGTCTACGTCCGATTCTGATGACGACAGCTGCCATGGTATTAGGTGTTATTCCCTTAATTATTGCAACCGGAGCCGGGGCGGTTAGTCGTTTTAGCATTGGCCTTGTGATTGCCACTGGCATATCCATTGGCACCTTATTTACTTTATTTGTCGTGCCCGCGATGTATTTGCTGATAGCAGAAGATTTGAGTGATAAAGCGGCAGAACTTGCGGCTGAAGGCGTAGCCACGCCGTAG
- a CDS encoding efflux RND transporter periplasmic adaptor subunit: protein MRKRMLIMLIGLGILFGGIFGYHSFKGYMTRKYMSSMGAPPVAVATMTAKNETWQSRTQATGSVRAIRGVDVTTEIAGMITSIEFKPGTQVKKGDLLVRLNDDTEIAQLEALQASEQLAQINYDRDYAQLAFQAVSQSTVDADIANLKNLKAQVEQQKTIIEKKHIRAPFSGRLGICYVNPGQYLNPGDKIVTLQTLDPIYVDFYLPQQTLVAVTKGQSIQATSDTYPGKTFTGKVTTINPLIDVTTRNVQMEATVANPKNELIPGMFANVEITTGKPTPYLTLPKTAIAFNPYGEIAYTIQEQTDKSGKKVQTAHQTFVTVGQSRGDQIAVLSGLKEGDTVVVSGQHKLKNGSVVIINNSTMPKNNPNPKTTDE from the coding sequence ATGCGTAAGCGCATGTTAATCATGTTAATTGGTCTTGGCATCTTATTCGGTGGTATTTTTGGTTACCATTCGTTTAAAGGCTATATGACTAGAAAATATATGTCATCTATGGGGGCACCACCGGTTGCCGTTGCCACCATGACAGCTAAGAATGAAACTTGGCAGAGTCGAACCCAAGCGACAGGCAGTGTTAGAGCCATTCGCGGCGTTGATGTAACAACCGAAATTGCGGGAATGATTACGTCTATCGAATTTAAACCGGGTACACAAGTTAAAAAGGGTGACTTATTAGTTCGTTTGAACGATGATACAGAGATTGCACAGTTAGAAGCATTACAAGCATCTGAACAACTAGCGCAAATTAATTATGATCGAGATTATGCTCAGCTTGCCTTTCAAGCCGTCAGTCAGTCTACCGTTGATGCCGATATTGCGAATTTAAAGAATTTAAAAGCGCAGGTAGAACAACAAAAAACGATTATTGAAAAGAAACACATTCGTGCTCCTTTTTCTGGAAGATTAGGGATCTGCTATGTTAACCCAGGGCAATATCTGAATCCAGGTGATAAAATTGTCACCTTGCAAACATTAGATCCGATTTATGTTGATTTTTATTTACCTCAACAAACCTTAGTTGCTGTGACAAAAGGACAGAGTATTCAAGCGACATCTGATACTTATCCTGGAAAAACCTTTACCGGCAAAGTGACAACGATTAACCCTTTGATTGATGTGACGACACGTAACGTGCAAATGGAAGCAACAGTTGCTAATCCTAAGAATGAATTAATTCCAGGGATGTTTGCCAATGTTGAGATCACAACGGGTAAACCAACTCCCTATTTAACACTACCCAAAACAGCGATTGCTTTTAATCCTTATGGTGAAATTGCCTATACTATTCAAGAACAAACCGATAAATCAGGTAAAAAAGTCCAAACGGCTCATCAAACCTTTGTGACAGTCGGGCAATCTCGCGGTGATCAAATTGCCGTATTGAGTGGTTTAAAAGAAGGCGATACCGTTGTGGTGAGTGGTCAACATAAGCTGAAAAATGGCAGTGTTGTGATCATTAATAATTCGACCATGCCCAAAAATAATCCTAATCCCAAAACAACCGATGAATAG
- a CDS encoding efflux transporter outer membrane subunit, with protein sequence MPRTATLKQIILITFSLLLSHCAVGPNFQSPDLPPVDDYTETPLPRETVSTKGMHGGKKQHFAYGEDVCATWWELFHSPALNEMIQRGFDNSPTLDAARAALVQAQQNMRAQWGALLLPALSAQGSGQRQQFTGASFGSPNNNPTIFNIFNAQVDVSYTFDIFGGSRREIEGLCALIDYQRFQLEAAYLTISTNIVTSVITEASLRDQIQATKDLVQFQEKILNITKKQFELGAQSRTAVLAQETQLAQTSALLPPLEKSLAQTRHTLAVLMGEFPCENTAPSFNLASLTLPAELPISLPSELVRQRPDIRASEALLHQASAQIGVATAALFPQVTLTGNVGWQANQLNDLIGPPTNIWSIATNIVQPIFQGGSLIAKRRSAIAAYDQAEAQYRQVVLQAFQNVADTLRALESDAQALNILTQAENAARDTLKLTEEQFRLGAVNYVNLLVAQQQVQQTMLNRIRAQALRYSDTATLYSALGGGWWNF encoded by the coding sequence ATGCCACGGACGGCAACACTTAAACAGATAATATTAATTACCTTTAGCTTGTTGCTATCGCATTGTGCTGTGGGCCCCAATTTTCAATCGCCCGATCTGCCACCGGTGGATGATTATACCGAAACCCCCTTACCAAGAGAAACGGTCTCGACGAAGGGAATGCACGGTGGTAAAAAGCAGCATTTTGCTTATGGTGAAGATGTTTGTGCGACTTGGTGGGAACTTTTTCATTCACCTGCCTTAAATGAAATGATTCAGCGAGGCTTTGATAATAGCCCCACTTTAGATGCCGCTAGAGCAGCCTTAGTGCAAGCGCAGCAAAACATGCGCGCGCAGTGGGGCGCATTATTGCTACCCGCATTAAGTGCCCAAGGCAGCGGACAGCGCCAGCAGTTTACCGGCGCATCATTTGGTTCACCGAATAATAATCCTACTATTTTTAATATTTTTAATGCTCAAGTAGATGTCTCTTATACCTTCGATATCTTTGGGGGTTCAAGACGAGAAATTGAAGGGCTATGTGCCCTCATTGATTATCAACGTTTTCAATTAGAAGCAGCCTATTTAACCATTTCAACGAATATTGTTACCTCGGTTATCACCGAGGCATCCTTACGTGATCAAATTCAAGCAACGAAAGATTTAGTCCAGTTTCAAGAGAAAATATTAAATATCACGAAAAAACAATTTGAATTGGGCGCGCAATCACGCACCGCGGTTTTAGCCCAAGAAACACAATTAGCCCAAACCAGTGCCTTATTGCCTCCACTTGAGAAGAGCTTGGCCCAAACACGACATACACTGGCTGTATTGATGGGTGAATTCCCGTGTGAAAACACCGCCCCTTCATTTAATCTAGCCTCATTGACCTTACCTGCAGAACTACCGATAAGCTTACCTTCTGAACTTGTCCGCCAACGCCCGGATATTCGAGCCTCCGAAGCCTTATTACACCAGGCAAGCGCACAAATTGGCGTTGCAACCGCTGCTTTATTTCCGCAAGTGACTTTAACAGGAAATGTAGGCTGGCAAGCGAATCAATTAAACGATCTTATTGGACCACCCACCAATATTTGGAGCATTGCAACCAATATAGTACAACCTATTTTCCAAGGTGGCTCTTTAATTGCAAAACGTCGTTCTGCGATTGCGGCTTACGACCAAGCAGAAGCACAATATAGGCAGGTGGTTTTACAAGCATTCCAAAATGTTGCCGATACGTTACGAGCATTAGAATCCGATGCGCAAGCCTTAAATATCCTAACACAGGCTGAAAATGCGGCACGAGATACTTTAAAACTGACTGAAGAACAGTTTCGTTTAGGTGCCGTTAATTATGTGAATTTATTGGTTGCACAACAGCAAGTACAACAAACGATGCTTAATCGAATTCGAGCACAAGCATTACGCTATTCAGATACAGCAACACTCTATTCCGCATTGGGCGGTGGTTGGTGGAATTTCTAA
- a CDS encoding adenosine deaminase, producing the protein MEQIIREIPKAELHLHIEGTLEPEMMFSLAQRNNIKLPFKDPEAVRKAYEFTNLQSFLDIYYQGANVLCTEQDFYDLTWAYLERVHADNVCHVEIFFDPQTHTDRGIPFQVAIQGIYSALQDGEKKLGISFKLIPCFLRHLSEESAFNTLEQALPYRDWISAFGLDSGEAGNPPEKFARVFQKVREEGFLTVSHAGEEGPADYIWQALNLVDVKRIDHGVRCVEDAELVAFLREKQIPLTVCPLSNIKLCVFKKMQDHNLKQLLEQGLCVTINSDDPAYFGGYMVDNFLAAQKALDLTAKDIIQLAKNSIHASFIDANKKKQYLTAIEAFA; encoded by the coding sequence ATTGAACAGATTATTCGGGAAATCCCCAAAGCAGAATTACATTTACACATCGAAGGTACCCTTGAACCTGAAATGATGTTTTCACTGGCGCAGCGCAATAATATAAAATTGCCTTTTAAAGATCCTGAAGCCGTTAGGAAAGCTTATGAATTTACCAATTTACAATCTTTCTTAGATATCTATTATCAAGGCGCTAATGTACTTTGCACCGAACAAGATTTTTATGATTTGACCTGGGCTTATTTAGAACGTGTTCATGCAGATAATGTGTGTCATGTGGAAATCTTCTTTGATCCCCAAACCCATACCGACCGCGGGATCCCATTCCAAGTTGCTATCCAAGGGATTTATAGCGCCTTGCAAGATGGCGAGAAGAAATTGGGTATCAGTTTTAAATTGATCCCCTGCTTCTTGCGACATTTAAGTGAAGAATCTGCCTTTAATACCCTAGAACAAGCACTGCCTTACCGTGATTGGATCAGCGCGTTTGGCTTAGATTCCGGTGAAGCAGGCAATCCCCCTGAAAAATTTGCTCGAGTCTTTCAAAAAGTACGCGAAGAAGGTTTCCTGACGGTTTCTCATGCCGGTGAAGAAGGCCCTGCAGATTATATTTGGCAAGCATTAAATCTAGTGGATGTTAAACGCATTGATCATGGTGTACGCTGCGTTGAAGATGCAGAACTCGTGGCATTTTTACGTGAAAAACAAATTCCCCTCACCGTTTGCCCATTGTCGAACATCAAACTATGCGTTTTTAAGAAGATGCAAGATCATAACCTCAAGCAATTACTCGAACAGGGATTATGCGTGACCATCAATTCTGATGATCCAGCCTACTTTGGGGGGTATATGGTTGATAATTTCTTGGCGGCACAAAAAGCGCTTGATTTAACGGCTAAAGACATTATTCAATTAGCAAAGAATAGCATTCATGCGAGTTTTATCGATGCTAATAAAAAGAAGCAATATTTAACAGCGATTGAGGCATTTGCATAG
- a CDS encoding META domain-containing protein: protein MLGKRTLFLGCLLGGSLAFGAMAAGTQAHFLCGKTEVTAIFQGEKELSLMIHGVKHELVAVMSGSGAKYETPEGIRPSIMFWNKGTQATIEVAGKAMPLCHQMQMGILEQEWQVEEIENFSIKNAKLTIRFDKDGKLSGSSGCNRFGGSYQLEDEKLAIKDSLYSTRMACAENDLMKLETHFLSLLPTMTQAKLKSNSELLLSNEKKQTIRLVR, encoded by the coding sequence ATGTTAGGGAAGAGAACACTATTCTTGGGCTGTCTTTTAGGTGGGAGTCTTGCTTTCGGCGCAATGGCTGCTGGTACACAGGCGCATTTTCTTTGTGGTAAGACGGAGGTAACAGCCATTTTTCAGGGTGAGAAAGAGTTATCGCTCATGATCCATGGCGTTAAACATGAATTGGTCGCGGTGATGTCAGGTTCTGGCGCAAAATATGAAACCCCTGAAGGAATAAGACCTTCTATTATGTTTTGGAACAAAGGAACGCAAGCGACTATCGAAGTGGCCGGAAAAGCAATGCCACTTTGTCATCAGATGCAAATGGGGATTCTTGAACAAGAATGGCAAGTGGAAGAAATCGAAAATTTCTCTATTAAAAATGCCAAACTAACTATTCGCTTTGATAAAGATGGAAAATTATCAGGTTCTTCAGGTTGTAATCGTTTTGGTGGTAGCTATCAACTAGAAGATGAGAAATTGGCTATCAAAGATTCATTATATTCAACCAGAATGGCTTGCGCGGAAAATGATTTAATGAAACTGGAAACGCATTTCTTATCATTACTGCCAACCATGACTCAGGCTAAATTGAAGAGTAATAGTGAATTATTGTTGTCGAATGAGAAAAAACAAACGATACGATTGGTGCGTTAG
- the mtnP gene encoding S-methyl-5'-thioadenosine phosphorylase: protein MWAVLGGSGFEKFDSFQFIEEIEVTTPFGKPSAPITKAKVNDVTVLFLSRHGKHHEFTPSNINYRANIFALKQCGATKILSLSAVGSLQAELKPGDCVIPTQYIDRTKSLRGHTFCIDGAVGHVSLANPVDLELVKHVKEFLTAENFTLHFDKTYICMEGPAFSTKAESKMYRMLGADIIGMTNYPEYALAREAGLCYLPLSFVTDYDSWNDSLEHVTLEQVLEIMRNNNHKAFNLMQQLLPQTQMLFPEGCSEQGLKTGLMTPIESLSPTVQAWMKVVCK from the coding sequence ATGTGGGCAGTTCTAGGTGGTTCTGGATTTGAAAAATTTGATAGTTTCCAGTTTATTGAAGAAATAGAGGTTACTACCCCCTTTGGTAAGCCAAGTGCGCCTATTACTAAAGCCAAAGTGAATGATGTAACGGTATTATTCCTTTCTCGTCATGGTAAACATCATGAGTTCACACCTTCCAATATCAATTATCGTGCTAATATTTTTGCATTAAAGCAATGTGGTGCAACTAAAATTCTATCGCTTTCTGCTGTAGGCAGCCTGCAAGCAGAATTAAAACCTGGCGATTGTGTCATTCCAACCCAATATATTGATAGAACCAAATCATTACGTGGCCATACTTTTTGTATCGATGGTGCGGTCGGCCATGTTTCATTGGCTAACCCGGTTGATTTAGAACTCGTAAAACACGTTAAAGAATTCTTAACGGCAGAAAATTTTACGCTGCATTTTGATAAAACCTATATCTGCATGGAAGGCCCAGCGTTTTCTACTAAAGCAGAATCTAAGATGTATCGCATGTTAGGAGCCGATATTATCGGCATGACCAATTATCCTGAATATGCATTAGCGCGCGAAGCGGGACTTTGCTACCTCCCACTGTCATTTGTGACCGATTATGATAGTTGGAATGATAGTCTTGAACACGTTACCTTGGAACAAGTTCTTGAAATCATGCGCAATAATAACCATAAAGCATTTAATTTAATGCAGCAGTTATTACCACAAACGCAAATGCTATTCCCTGAAGGATGCAGTGAACAAGGTCTTAAAACCGGTTTAATGACGCCTATTGAGAGCCTATCACCTACTGTACAAGCGTGGATGAAAGTTGTATGCAAATAA
- the mtnA gene encoding S-methyl-5-thioribose-1-phosphate isomerase, producing MQINLESLALRYQNGEVFVLDQQLLPLEEKWLACHTIDDMCDMIKALKVRGAPLIGIAAVFSLMQFVEQGATVAEVKAAAIKLVATRPTAVNLKNYMDTILQQLTTDPDVVLQIGQALFHEDVELCENIANHGANLISGDATIMTYCNTGSLATAGVGTALGVIKRAYLQQNVKHVYACETRPLLQGGRLTAWELSKANIPHTLICDNMAAMVMAQGKINGILVGADRIAKNGDTANKIGTYSLAVLAKHHGIPFYVVAPYTTLDPKCASGKEIEIELRNADEVKGALGKITWAPTQSEVYNPSFDVTPAELISGFILDVGVFAPKYLSECGALC from the coding sequence ATGCAAATAAATTTAGAATCTTTAGCACTTCGCTATCAAAATGGTGAAGTCTTTGTACTCGATCAGCAATTACTGCCTTTAGAAGAAAAATGGCTTGCTTGCCACACGATTGATGACATGTGTGACATGATCAAAGCATTAAAAGTACGTGGCGCTCCTTTAATTGGGATAGCGGCTGTTTTCTCTCTCATGCAATTTGTTGAACAAGGTGCAACTGTCGCAGAAGTAAAAGCAGCAGCCATAAAACTAGTGGCGACGCGCCCAACGGCGGTCAATCTCAAAAATTACATGGATACAATTTTACAACAATTAACCACCGATCCTGATGTTGTCTTACAAATCGGTCAAGCGTTGTTCCATGAAGATGTTGAGTTATGTGAAAATATTGCAAATCATGGTGCAAATCTTATTTCAGGTGATGCAACCATCATGACTTATTGTAATACAGGCAGCTTAGCAACCGCTGGCGTTGGGACTGCTTTGGGGGTGATAAAGCGTGCTTATTTACAACAGAATGTGAAACATGTTTACGCTTGTGAGACTCGACCTTTACTGCAAGGTGGACGTTTAACCGCTTGGGAACTATCCAAAGCCAATATTCCCCATACCTTAATTTGTGACAACATGGCCGCGATGGTGATGGCACAAGGTAAAATCAATGGCATTTTAGTGGGAGCCGATCGCATTGCCAAAAATGGTGATACGGCCAATAAAATTGGTACTTATAGTTTAGCGGTATTAGCCAAGCATCATGGGATCCCTTTTTATGTAGTTGCCCCTTACACCACACTTGATCCCAAATGTGCCAGCGGTAAAGAGATTGAAATTGAATTACGCAATGCGGATGAGGTCAAAGGCGCCTTAGGCAAAATCACCTGGGCACCCACACAAAGCGAGGTTTACAATCCTTCTTTTGATGTGACCCCTGCTGAACTTATTAGTGGTTTTATTCTGGATGTTGGCGTATTTGCGCCCAAATACTTATCAGAATGTGGTGCGTTATGCTAA
- a CDS encoding methylthioribulose 1-phosphate dehydratase — MLSELLATCDYIAKRNLCPATGGNFSIRQSGDKMLMSASGKDKANLKASDFVVCNFQAQWLEGEGKPSAEAALHGMIYRLSPQTQCVLHTHSIPVTVLSMLEAHESAIRFHGYEMQKTIAGFHSHEETLNLFVFDNNQHIPTLAIQLMDNWQEAHLASGLIVRGHGLYSWGNSVHEAKRHMEGLEFLVECELTRKRYQK, encoded by the coding sequence ATGCTAAGTGAATTACTGGCAACCTGTGATTACATTGCTAAACGCAATCTCTGCCCAGCAACGGGCGGCAATTTTTCGATTCGCCAATCCGGCGACAAAATGCTTATGAGTGCTTCTGGTAAAGATAAAGCAAACTTAAAAGCCAGTGATTTTGTAGTGTGCAACTTTCAAGCGCAATGGTTAGAAGGTGAAGGCAAACCCAGTGCAGAAGCTGCATTGCACGGCATGATTTATCGACTATCACCCCAAACACAATGTGTTCTTCATACCCACTCTATCCCAGTAACCGTGCTTTCTATGTTAGAAGCACATGAATCCGCGATTCGTTTTCATGGCTATGAAATGCAAAAAACGATAGCAGGTTTTCATTCACACGAAGAAACACTCAATTTATTTGTGTTTGATAATAATCAGCATATTCCCACGCTGGCTATACAATTGATGGATAATTGGCAAGAAGCGCATTTAGCTTCAGGCTTAATTGTGCGAGGCCACGGCCTTTATAGCTGGGGAAATAGCGTTCATGAAGCTAAGCGTCATATGGAAGGCTTAGAATTTCTAGTCGAATGCGAACTCACTCGTAAGCGATATCAAAAATGA
- the mtnC gene encoding acireductone synthase gives MIKAIVTDIEGTTTDIHFVHKVLFPYSRERMAEYVTANEYNPMIVPSLNEVRQQLTPTATLEDVIQQLLSWIDHDVKMGSLKAIQGHIWQTGFEQGHFTGHVYPDAYENLVKWHQAGIALYIYSSGSVKAQQLLFGHSDFGDLRYLFKGHFDTEIGGKKEATSYQNILETIGLTGNEVLFLSDVVAELDAAKANHINTYLLNRDHQIIEQNTHPECDSFSKIQVL, from the coding sequence ATGATTAAAGCAATAGTAACCGATATTGAAGGCACAACCACTGATATTCATTTTGTTCATAAGGTACTGTTCCCGTACTCTCGTGAACGTATGGCAGAATATGTCACGGCAAATGAATATAATCCTATGATTGTGCCCAGCTTAAATGAAGTTCGCCAGCAATTAACGCCTACAGCAACTCTTGAAGATGTTATTCAGCAATTACTAAGCTGGATTGATCACGATGTTAAAATGGGTTCATTAAAAGCGATCCAAGGTCATATTTGGCAAACAGGCTTTGAGCAAGGGCATTTCACAGGTCATGTTTACCCTGATGCTTATGAAAACTTGGTCAAATGGCATCAAGCAGGTATTGCGCTTTATATTTATTCTTCAGGCTCGGTTAAAGCGCAACAATTACTTTTTGGTCACAGTGATTTTGGTGATCTGCGTTATTTGTTTAAAGGTCATTTTGATACTGAAATAGGCGGCAAAAAAGAGGCCACTTCTTATCAAAATATCCTTGAAACGATTGGCTTAACAGGTAATGAAGTGCTTTTTTTATCTGATGTAGTTGCAGAATTAGATGCGGCAAAAGCGAATCATATAAACACGTATTTATTAAATCGAGATCATCAGATTATTGAACAAAATACGCATCCAGAGTGTGATAGTTTCAGTAAAATTCAGGTTTTATAA